A genomic region of Oryza glaberrima chromosome 1, OglaRS2, whole genome shotgun sequence contains the following coding sequences:
- the LOC127774391 gene encoding transcription factor HY5-like yields MAAQEQEQEKQQAKTSTTSSLPSSSERSSSSAPNNLKEGGGVESDEEIRRVPEMGGGGGSASSGAGADERQGKEDGKQQGGGGGGGGAAAGGGQEQAPPARKRGRSAGDKEQNRLKRLLRNRVSAQQARERKKAYMTELEAKAKDLELRNAELEQRVSTLQNENNTLRQILKNTTAHAGKRGGGGGGKGGDGGGGGKKHHFTKS; encoded by the exons ATGGCggcgcaggagcaggagcaggagaagCAGCAGGCGAAGACGAGCACGACGAGCTCGCTGCCGTCGAGCAGCGAGCGCTCCTCCAGCTCGGCCCCCAACAACCTCAAGGAAGGAGGAG GGGTGGAGAGCGACGAGGAGATACGGCGGGTGCCGGAGatgggcgggggcggcgggtcggcgtcgtcgggggcgggggcggacGAGCGGCAGGGGAAGGAGGACGGGAAGCAgcagggcggtggtggtggtggtggcggggcggcggcggggggcgggcAGGAgcaggcgccgccggcgaggaagcgAGGGCGGAGCGCCGGCGACAAGGAGCAGAACCGGCTGAAGCGGCTGCTGCGGAACCGCGTGTCGGCGCAGCAGGCGCGGGAGCGGAAGAAGGCGTACATGACGGAGCTGGAGGCCAAGGCCAAGGACCTCGAGCTCCGCAATGCCGAGCTCGAGCAGCGCGTCTCCACCCTCCAGAACGAGAACAACACGCTCCGCCAG ATACTCAAGAACACGACGGCGCACGCCGGcaagaggggcggcggcggaggaggcaagggcggcgacggcggcggcggcgggaagaagCACCATTTCACCAAGAGCTAG